GGGGCGGGGCGCGGCTGCTCGATCTTGGCTGCGGCCCCGGCCTCTACTGCGAGCGCTTCGCCGAGCGCGGCGTCCAGGTCCGGGGCATCGACCTCTCGGCCAACTCGCTGGCCTACGCCCGGGCGTCAGCGGCGCGGCGCGGCCTCGACATCGAGTACGTCCACGCAAGCTATCTCACCCTCGACGTGTGCGAGGAGTTTGACGCCGCCACGCTGATCTACTTCGACCTCGGCGTGCTGTCGGAGGCGGATCGGGACCAGGTGCTGCGGCGTGTCTGGCGTGCGCTCAGGCCCGGCGGCCGCTTCGCCTTCGACCTCAAGACGCCCGAGCAACCGCGCCCGCCGGACGGCACGAGCCGCTGGAGCGTGCAGCAGGCCGGGTTCTGGCGTCCGCATCCGTACCTCGAGCTGGCGCAGACGTTCTGGTACGCCGAGCACGCCACCGAGCTGCGCCAGATGACCATCGTCGATCCGGACGGCAGGCTGACGACCTACCGCGTGTGGGACCAGACCTACACCGCCGCGCAGATCACCGAGGTGCTCCAGCAGCAGGGGTTCGAGGTC
The Chloroflexota bacterium genome window above contains:
- a CDS encoding methyltransferase domain-containing protein; this encodes MYRLTGESGIDLQRLAQVTARPARFTPHDAPFWDDPHIATQMLAFHLDPETDAASRRPATIERTVGWLTDALGLRGGARLLDLGCGPGLYCERFAERGVQVRGIDLSANSLAYARASAARRGLDIEYVHASYLTLDVCEEFDAATLIYFDLGVLSEADRDQVLRRVWRALRPGGRFAFDLKTPEQPRPPDGTSRWSVQQAGFWRPHPYLELAQTFWYAEHATELRQMTIVDPDGRLTTYRVWDQTYTAAQITEVLQQQGFEVVRLCADLLGSPASPETGTLGIVAQKPS